The proteins below are encoded in one region of Xenopus laevis strain J_2021 chromosome 8L, Xenopus_laevis_v10.1, whole genome shotgun sequence:
- the nr1i3.L gene encoding nuclear receptor subfamily 1 group I member 3 isoform X2, translating to MSRQVLSHMNVVDLDLHITQPDWIPTMYSLFEDDSSRSTGSPNTPTLSLKASESEDYDPDGEEKLCSVCGDKANGYHFHVLTCEGCKGFFRRSVSKGLHFTCPFTRTCAITKAKRRRCQACRLQKCLSVGMRKDMIMSEQALAQRRALRSRKKHERLSRREPEPEPVMGSLTEEQMKLVSLLTEAHLKHFDPTLSNFKHYRPQPRMHLFVYNNYTIPSPTGLPRSGLFSDLSLAETNHKDLLANPQLTSNSSTDDDLPHFADLSTYMIQQVIQFAKEIPAFRALPMEDQISLLKGSSMEVAHIQFNRVYNTETNLFECGKHKFSIRDGVITGFQEMYLEPVMKFQLMLRKLNLHEAEYALIEALCLFAPDRSGVVEHDIIDKMQENLALTLKCHMDLHHPPPESR from the exons ATGAGCCGCCAAGTATTGTCACAC ATGAACGTGGTGGATTTAGACCTGCACATCACCCAGCCAGACTGGATTCCCACCATGTACTCTTTGTTTGAAGACGACAGCAGCAGGAGCACGGGGTCACCCAACACCCCAACGTTAAGCTTGAAGGCCAGCGAGAGTGAGGACTATGACCCAGATGGAGAGGAGAAGCTGTGCTCTGTGTGTGGGGACAAGGCCAATGGCTACCACTTCCATGTTCTCACCTGTGAAGGCTGCAAAGGGTTCTTCAG ACGTTCCGTCAGCAAAGGGCTTCACTTTACTTGCCCCTTCACCCGCACCTGTGCCATTACCAAAGCCAAGCGGCGGCGATGCCAGGCCTGCAGACTGCAGAAGTGCTTGAGCGTGGGCATGAGGAAAGACA TGATAATGAGTGAACAGGCACTAGCCCAGCGCCGGGCCCTGAGGAGCAGGAAGAAGCATGAGAGATTGAGCAGGAGGGAGCCGGAGCCGGAGCCAGTCATGGGGTCGCTGACGGAGGAGCAGATGAAGTTGGTCTCCCTCCTCACTGAAGCGCACCTCAAACACTTTGACCCCACTCTCTCCAACTTCAAGCATTACCGG ccccagcccaggaTGCACCTGTTCGTATACAACAATTACACGATCCCCAGTCCAACGGGGTTACCAAGAAGTGGTCTCTTCTCTGATCTGAGCCTGGCGGAGACCAATCACAAAGACTTGTTGGCCAATCCCCAGCTGACCTCCAACAGTTCTACGGACGACGATTTGCCGCATTTTGCTGATCTCAGCACTTACATGATCCAGCAGGTCATCCAATTCGCCAAGGAGATTCCAGCTTTCCG GGCTCTTCCTATGGAGGATCAGATCTCACTTCTTAAAGGATCGTCCATGGAGGTCGCCCATATTCAGTTCAACCGGGTCTACAACACCGAGACCAATCTCTTTGAGTGTGGAAAACATAAATTCAGCATAAGAGATGGTGTTATAA CTGGATTCCAAGAGATGTACCTGGAACCGGTGATGAAGTTTCAGCTCATGTTGAGGAAACTGAATCTCCATGAGGCAGAATATGCCTTAATAGAGGCCCTTTGCCTCTTCGCTCCTG